ACTTCTTGTTTTCATTAAGAACTGAAagctggttcttgtttgaattaatgttTGCTATATTCACATAATTCCATAACTACTGAATCCCTAACAGTAGCTACGGTGGAATGTAAAAATGCAACGATTAGCCAACAATGAGCAATTTTATTAAGTGACTTAAACTTTCATAGAACTCGGAGCAAGAAGACTAATCTATGTTAGAAAGGCAGTGAATTTATGTGTGTTTAAGGTTTACACTCATCTTCAAAGTGATTGGCTAGCTGCTGGGAGAGTGTGCAGGGACAAGCCTATAAGAATTGAAAGCAACAAACCCTGCAGCCTATAAGGATTGAGAGCGACAAGCCCTGTAGCCTATAAAGATTGAGAGCAACGAGCCCCACAGCCTACAAAGATTGAGAACAGTGAGCCTCGCATCCTACAAAGATTGAGAGCAACGAGCCTCACAGCCTATAAGGATTGAGGGCAACAAGAGCACAACCTAAAGTGGTAAATTTTTATCACCCCTTGTGGAAAGCTTTCGAGTGATTTTTTTTGGGAAGCATATGTAGCTCTAGTTCCCTAAGGgttgaatggtgtggggattttaatgTACATAGTTCCCTAAGGgttgaatggtgtggggattttaatgTACATAGTTCCCTAAGGgttgaatggtgtggggattttaatgTACATAGTTCACTGTGGGGTTGTTTGCTAAGTGATGGTAATTGTTTGATTGTAGAAGAACTTTTAAATATTTCACATCTTGTGTGTCTTATCAATGGGGGCTGAGATTTACTGTTCATAATAGTTCTAAAACTGCTATAGATTTAACTTTAGTTTTGAACATTCTGGCTGGAATGAGTGAGTGGGATTTCATGGGTGTTGAAACATTGGGGAGTGATCATTTTCCTGGGTTTATAAGCTTGGGTGTGGATTTGTATAGTGGACAGAAGCCCACTTTTAGGAGGTGGAATTTTGGTAAAGCAAATTGGGAGAGGGTTAAGGCTTTATGAGATGAACATCCGTCAGGGCTGAATGTTGAGGGTGATGTGGATTTCTGCAATGAAAGATTACGCCACATTATTCATCAAATGTGGTTGAAGTGATTCCAATTATAAAGGGGCATTAATATGAGAAAGGCTGTACCACGGTGGAGTGAGGAATGTGCAGAGGCAATTAGAGAGAGAAATAAGGCGTTTTGGAAAGTTGGGAAGTATCACTCTCCGAGTGACCTTACTAAGTATTgcgttggcgcgtggccaagtggttaaggcgttcgtccagttatctgaaggtcactagttcgtgTATGTccatgagcaaggcacttaaccacatattgctctgcgacgacactggtgccaagctgtatgggtcctaatgtgcttcccttggacaacatcggtggtgtagagaggggagacttgcagcttgggcaactgtcggtcttccattaaaaaagaaacctgcccaggcttgcgccctggaaactttccaaggtgcaaatccatggtctatcgagactaacggaggcctacacataaagtataaaagggcacgggctgtggtgaggaaagtaGGGAAGATAGAGAAAAAGTTTACTGGAGGTCATATTGTGATAGTATTGGAAGGAGTATTAAACTTGGAGATGTTTGTGGCATTATTAAaaaatggtgggggggtggggtggttggAATTCATAGGGCTACTAACATTCCAGGAGTGATCAAAGAAAGTAATACGATTAATACTGAGATAGAGAAGGTACAGCTACTGGTTTGGTCATTTGCTGCAATTCACAATCAAGATAATTTAAGTGAAGAGGCTAAACAAAGTAGGGATAAGATTCTAAGTGAGTATCCTGATGTGTTGGAAGCCAGCTGTAGCAATGATAGTACCAGTGATGTAAAGTTCTCTTTGTGTGAATTTACGAAAGCTATTAATAGTACAGGTCAGGAGGctccaggaaaggatgatataTGCTATTGTACGTTTAAACATATGGCTGACAACTCTCTTAAGATAATAAAATTTTTGAATCATATTTGGAATTTAGGCCATCTTCCCCCCTCATGTAGTAGTGCATATTCTAAAATCTAGGAAACCCCTGTAGGATCCTTCTGGTTATAGACCAATATCACTAATGTTCCATTTGTGTGAACTTATGGAGCGTATGGTAATAGAGCGGTTCAATTATATTTTGGGAAAAAGAGGTGATATAGCGTACTATCAGAGTGGATTTCGAAACGGTAGGATGACGTTGGATTCAGTGTtatgtttggaagatgatattaggaAAGCCCAGGTAAATAAAGAAGTTGGAATAgcagtttttttatatatacaaaaAGCATATGATATGTTATGGAGGGAGGGTCTTATGATTAAATTATAGAAATTAGAAGTGGGAGAAaggttatataattttttttctgagtTTCTTATTTGGACGGTCTATCCAGGTAAGGTTAGGAAAGATATATTCAAGcttctatgagatagagaatgggacTCCACAAGGCAGTATATGCAGTCCTTTATTGTCtaatattatgattaattatATTTTCTCCAAGATAGGCACTGGGGTGGGTAAATCACTTTTTGCAGATGACGTAGCTCTAAGGATCAGGGGAAATTTTTCAATTTAACTGTACATAGGATGTAATTAGCAATTAACAAGGTCGAACAGTGGGCAAATAAGTGGGGTTTTAAGCTTTCAGTAGCAGAAACACAAGTAACGTGTTTTACAAAGAGGATCAATAGACCTGCACTTAATTTGAAATTGTGTAGTCaaactcctgaagaagggtcactGGTAAGATTTCTCGGCATGCGGCTGGATAATAAGCTCACATGGAAGCACCATATCAGTAAGAGAATTGACAAATGTAAAGGGGCAGTAAATATCATAAGGTTTCTATTGTGGGTATTCTTGGGGTGCTGCAAGAAAATCCCTGTTGcctatatatatatttgtttaattagatCAGTACTTGATTATAGCTGTGTGGcttatggatcagcttcatcttcaaattCAAAATGTTTGGGTGTGGTACATGCTCAGGCTTTAAGCCTGTGTTGTGGTGCAATAAGGTCGTCTCCTGTTTTAGCCttactggttgaaatgggacaattACCCTTACAGTTGCGGAGGATGAAGTTGTTAACATACTGGGTTAACCTGAGGGGACAGAGGAATGACCACCCTGTTAAAAATGTGTTGGGTGACCGTTGGGAACATCACAGGAAGAGTGTTTTTAGTTTTGGATGTCTGGGTTCTCATCACACCAGGAGTATAGCTTTGCTGGATTATGAAATTTGTCCCACTGTGGCTTTTTCAGTAACTCGATCATGGGTTTTTCCAATGGTTAGTTGATTTGGGTTGCATGATTTAATGAAATCCAAGATCCAGATATGCCCGAGAGTCTGTTGGTACATCAGTATGCTAAGGAGAATTATtgtgatatgttaaccatttttactgatggatcaaaaaataatttaactgggaatgtcAGTGTGGCTGTTTTTGTACCTGAATTACAGGTAACAATAAAGAAACATCTTACTAAAACTATTTATCAGGGTATACTGCAGAACTGGTTGCTATCATTGTGGGTTTACAGaggctggaggaaatctgtcTTTGCAAAGttataatttgttcagattctttTCTGGTTTGATAAGTCTTAAAACAGGTTATTCTGGCAGTAAGTTTGATTTACTGCTGGAAGCTCTTCAAACTTTATTTCAAATTCAAAGTATTAGTCTACATGTCTTCTTATGGGTTCCTGCATATAGGGATGTTGAGGGGAATGAGCTGGTTGATTGTTTGGCCAAAAAGCTATTAAAACTTTACCGGTGGATATAGACCTCCCATTTAGCAAAGCAGAAGCTAAGGAGTTGGTGGGGCTAACAATTAGGAGATTATGGCAAGATCTGTGGGATAATGCACTACATTatcctttacagaatacataaaactgtTGGATTGATGAGAGAAGCGGGTAAGATTGATTATTGATtatctgactggcagaccacagtacgtgcacttgcaacactgtgtgtcggacagagtggtcagcagcactggggctccacagaggactgtcctgtctccctttctcttcaccatctacacctcggacttcaactactgcacggagtcttgccatcttcagaagttttctgatgactctgccatagttggatgcatcagcaagggagatgaggctgagtacagggctatggtgggaaacttcaTCACAttgtgcgagcagaatcatctgcagcttaatgtgaaaaagactaaggagctggtggttgtcctgaggagggctaaggcaccggtgacccccgtttccatccaaggggtcagtgtggacatggtggaggattataagtacctggggatacgaattgacaataaactggactggtcagagaacactgaggctgtctacaagaagggtcagagccgtctctatttcctgaggagactttaacatctgccggacgatgctgaggatgttgtaCGAGTCTGTGgtagccagtgctatcatgtttgctgttgtgtgctggggcagcaggctgagggtagcagactccaacagaatcaacaaactcatttgtaaggccagtgatgttgtggaggtggaactgggctctctgacggtggtgtctgaaaagaggatgctgtccaagttgcgtgctatcttggacaatgactcccatccactccataatgtactggttaggcacaggagtacattcagccagagactcattccaccgagatgcaacactgagcgtcataggaagtcattcctacctgtggccatcaaactttacaactcctccctcggagtgtcagacaccctgagctaataggctggtcctggacttatttccacttggcatgattaacttattattctttagttatttatagttttatattgctatatttctacactatttttggttggcacgcctgtaacgaaacccaatttcccttgggatcaataaaatatgtgtCTGTCtgacaagaagggaaggaattgtaTTGACTCGACTTAGAATGGGGCATgctatgcttaattattccttatatcttgttggaaaacatcatTTTGGGGTGTGTAGGTGTTGGcatcattatgaaacagttgaacacattcTTTTACAAAGTGAAGCATACAAGGTTGAAAGAGAACAAATAGAGGCTACACTACTAGCTTTGGGGGTTGAcagttttcatttaaaaacttaACTAAGTTATGGAACtgactttaatttaattcacagtattgtctttcattatttaaAATCTGTCGGGCTGGGCGGGGTAATTTAGCTTTCAGCTGATAAAGAACGAGGAGGGGTTTCGTTTCCCGACTCCAGTGCAGTTGGTGGCGGTACTGCAGCTTTAAGTGGGACCGCCGGCAGCCATTTCCAGTCGGGGAGAGAGAGCACAGAGGCCGAGTCGCAAGCAGCATGCCGGTGGATTTGCAGGAGTGGAACGGCGCCCTGGCCCTGGGCGAAGTGGAAGAGAAGCCGGAGCAGCCCCTCGCCGTCAAATATGACAGCGTGGGCATCGATGCGCTGGGCAAAGTGCTGACCCCGACCCAGGTACCGCGATACCCCACCCCGGGGTGGCTGAAACTGAACGCTGCTGGGCCACAGCCCGTCGCGTGGACTCGGTTGGAGGGCGAACGTGCTCTCCATTGCGGCTGTAATTGCAGCAGCGTCTCTTTTGCCGCAACGCCATCGTTTCCCCTTCCAGCACCTGTGCTGGTTGCAGGCCGCTgctgctgggggagggggagtttctCTAAATTTGTCTAACGATCACTCTCGTTCGACAGTGACGGTACAAAGAAGGATGCAATGTTAATTACTTTGCCTTATTCTCTGTTGAAATTTAACACAGTCTGCAAGATGCTGGAAGCATTCAGCAGAGCACTTGGCATCTGCGCAAAGGAAAATTAACTCTGCAAATCGCAGACCTTCCTTGGGGTTCGTTTGACGTTTTAACTTCATTTCTTGGGACGTTTTCTTTTTCGGTGCTAAGATCCTCTGGTGCGTCCACTGCCCTGGAACCGCTTCATACTATTAATACCGAATCAGTGTAGTCAAAATAAGGGGAGGCAAAGTGAAGATCAGATTCTGCTGCGTGGTAATTAAACAGTCCATAAGTACTAATACTGTATGTCATGCTCTGGGTGTGTGCATACTCTTCTATACATGCCTCAGAGGAGTCGTTGCCCACTGTCTCCATTCTgggtttttaattcttttttcttGCCCCCAGCAACACACGAATTGGCAGTGCCCGAGCCCAGGCACGTCCCTAGTTCCCCTTCTGTTAGTCTGTCCGATTTTACCTCCTCCCACCATCACCACTGCCACCACCAGTTGACTTGAACTTGTCTTGTCCTGTTTTCCAGATGGTTGGCTACTGGCGTTATGTCAATTCTGTCATTTATTTTGTGTGTGCAGGTACAAAAGTGTCCTGTCAGCATTGACTGGCCTGGTTGCAGTCCAGACAAGCTGTACACGCTGATTCTAACTGACCCAGATGCTCCAAGCAGGAATACACCAAAATTTAGGTTGGTATTGAAAAGATcattcctgatttttttttatcatcattattattattattatcaaaaGGAACAGTGAGAGTGAAATAATTTCAggtaaaagaaaatttaaagtaaattaaCAAAATGTGACATttacaaataatatatttatCCTTTCCTGAAGGTTAGCTCTGAGGGAGGCTGAGACAGAGTTGCAGTCTAAAATGTAGTTCCTGTTCTTTCTCCAGGAGGAATCACTTCACACCCATGGGAAGTTTGGAACATGATTCCCGAAATGGTCACTGACAAACTGGGTTAATTTAAATGAACTAATAAAAACAAATTGGTTGCATATCAGCTGTGATCTCATTGAGTGACAGAACAAGCTTGAATGAATATAAAAGAGAGAATTGAGAATATCCTGCATTCCCTGATTCTTAACTTTATCTGCCAACATTTTATCCAGCCTTGAAGATGATTTTCCTGTTCACAGAAATGCAATACTGTCATTTTTTTGCTGCTTAGGTTCAGCTGGGAATTCTTGTGTTGACAATTAATGGGCTTTTCTGAAGGAAGAGGTATGCAAATGTGCATAATTAGGTGGCTTTAAAAGGCAGAAAAGACCTTCAGTTGTAAAGTCATTCACAAAAAAAGCAATCTTAACTATTGATAACTTCAACCCACATCTTTGCTTTCATTGTTCCTTTTTTTTATTTAATAAATTGTAAGCTTTTTTTAGGTGGGTATCTAGTCTGTCATTTGTTTCAATAGCCAAGTTATTGTATCTATTTAATTTGATGTTGCACATTAAAATCTAATTTAGGTTCTGAAAGGACAAGTCTTTGGTATTTCTTGTAGGAAAGGGATGGAGTTGGAAACAGTAGATTCTGTTTAAATGTGATACATCAGGACCAATGTATTTTGGTCCAATTTAGCAGCTGCCCAGTTAGTTGAATTTTCTGGAAATAGCCGGGGTATAACAATGACAAACTCCTATTAAACAGTGATATCTAAATGAAttacagaacaaattggaacactcCCAATGCTGCTACAGCACTATACAACTGCATTAGTTCttattcatccagtgtatgctgccatgttctgTTGATTGTAAATAAAATCAGTGCAAATGTCTAGTGCACATAAAAGACTGCTTTCATTTaatgcttttgacaattgcatcctccaaattttttaattgtaacattcaagataattgttgaTAACTTAATTTTTCATAGGTcccaacttgttgaagtagtgaaattgtttcattttcactcctggccatttcagGCATCTTGAAGCCTAAGTACTTGAAATTGCAGTGAGCAGAACATTTCTGAATTGCCCtgctgcttgttttttttttatcaactatcagtgacaactGTCTCTGCTTTTTTGAACATCAACATGCTCAACTGATGCTGCTTTAGAACTGTCACTCCAAACATGGTGCTGTCTTATGGCTGCATAAGTGCATACgattgatgctagttagaaactgttctgcaacagtCTCGTATCCCAATTAAGTGACCTTGTGTCCCAAAtgaatgaagggaatcctggttaTTTTTTCAActcgtttttgttctttaagagatgTCTTTACTAGATGGCTACTGTGactaaccgatggcccaattcaccggaatccactgtatatgttTTGACCATTCTTCAGTGAACAGTCCAGTGTTCTAAATGTCCTGCTGAGGGTCTTGAAGACGAAGTATTTATGAATGTGAAAATGCTACAACTCCTTTGTATTGCACCATTGGCCATAGCTAATAGATGAGGTGTAATTAGTAAAGCCTAAAGAATATTACTATCTCTTATTTCTGTAAGTAAATTTGGAATGACTTAAATTCATGAATTTAAATAGTTTTTACAAGTTAGtcctgtttattttttaaatagttaTAAACACCTTAGCTGATACTGAAGTTTGTAGCATACACTGTGAAATACAGAAAGCAAAAATAAACGGTTACTGGAAGGATGTTACAAATATGTTGAAGTTTATGAATTGGAAAAGTAacagtggatttttttttgggAGGAAGTATGTTTGGTTTTCATTATTGATGGGTTTATTGTGTAGGATAATAACTATATGCTCTGCTCATTGGGCTCTGCGCTTCCACAAACCTTCCAAAATTTGTCCAGTACAGCCTGATACTGGAATAGTAAGATttacttctatgtttctatttgtgAATTCTGCACAGAATATATAGGCCATACTCTTGATTATCCAATCGTCATGCTCTGTGTCTCTATGAAGTAGGTCGCTGAAATAGGATACTTTCCATTTTCACAAGCCAACTTCTCAAGAGTAAGATCATTTGGTCATCTTTAACTATCCGATTTCCTAAAAAGAATATCAGATTTGTGACACTCCTTTTTTTTCTAAACTTCATTGTTCATCGGATCATTGTTGAAAACTATGTCCAGAATTTTCCATTTACACTGTTTTAATTTCTAAATGTGATGATGCCCAAGAATTAATCTTTATTCTTTGTTTATTAGGGAATGGCATCATTTTCTTGTAATTAACATGAAAGGAAGTGATATTAAAAGTGGAGAGATTCTTTCTGActatgttggctctgggcctcctCAAGGAACTGGTAAGTCAGATTATTAGTACAAACTGAGATATTACTCAAAAGTTTAGTCATTTTGGTTACAGGTATTCCATCTTTTCAGGTTTGCTTTGTGAGAACTGTAAATCCAAATTCTCTTAATTTGTGCTCTTCTAATACATCCATGACACAATCCTGAAATATGATGCACTTTACTTCAGGGGCTGTGATACAATATTTGTACACTAATTTTCATTTCTTTAGGGATCTGGACCAAAAATAAGCTATCCCATGCTTTGCCTGGAAAATTCTGAAATATTTTACCATCAAAATTTGAGAATTAAAAATTACCTGTTTGGATTTTGTGGAGCGATGACAAAACTTGTTGATTGTGGGCGTCCCCACAAAATCAGTGGCAGTTTTGGCAGTCTCACATAGGTATGCAGACAGATCTGAAAGTTGCTGGTAATTTATTTCCAACACCGCGCTTGTTAAGGATGAATGAGGCAACAGCCATTTGATTGATCACTGTTCATCTTGATTTGTTCCTCTACGTACCCTGGACAAACGTTCTAAATTTTCAGTGGAATTGTAGCCCATGTTAACTCCCAGATACGTGGTTTGAATTATGTCTTCTCTGCCCTTTAACATTTTtcattttttcctctttctcctaCAATTTGCCAAATATAAATAATGCTAATATGTAGACTGGTAGCTTACGTTCCCCATGGTAATTTGAGTTTTCGGAGCTTTTGCAATGATGTACGTTTGCACACCACAGTCAAAaaacatggttatttgaattactgtcaccttcctgtcagctagaccaatctggccattctcctctgacctctcttttaCAGGGTGTTTTTCCCCacggaactgctgctcactggatgtttcttgttttgtgtgtttttttttgcaccattctttataaactctagaaactgttgtgcatgtaAATCCCAGGAGACAGCTGTTTGAGATGGTCAAATCACCCCTTCTGGCACCtacaatcattccaaggtcaaagaCTGTTGGATcgtatttctttcccattctgatgtttggtttgaacaaccgAATTGCTCTTTTTTTACACATGgaattgctaccacatgattggccaaattgatgtttgcattaacaagctggtgtatctaataaagtgaccaatgGAGATATTTTGAATCTTTTATAAAAATGCTGTTTAAGGCTATTAATGTAATCTTGCATCTTAATTCCTGGCATCACGCTTCAAGATGACATAAAAGTTCCAGGAAGTGCAGAAAAGAAAGGGTTCTTCAAGGAAGGATTTCTCTCTTTGACCTTGTGCTGAGAAATCTGTGGTTTAGGAGGTTTGTTAGTGATGGGATACAAATTCAAAGTGATGAGCAAAAGATGAGAGGTAAATGGCCCTATGTAGAAATTGGTGATCGTGCAAACTTCGTGGAAATTGCCACTAGAGTTAGTAGATGTTTGTCTTCCTTTTGTTTTTAATGGTAATTAAAAATGTTTGAGTTCGACTAAATGACTAACTTGTGCTGGGATTTAAGCATCAAAATGGAATGTAAACAATGGCTGTTTGAAATGATCATGTCCACAAGGCAATCTTTAATGTTGAGTTGGGACTATGAGTGATGTATCAGTAAAGTGAGGAGCATTAGTTGGTTCTAATTTCAAAATGCTTGAAGGCAGGGAGGAAAAAGTCCAGTGGCTTATGGTTTCGCTGGGTACTGTCACTACAACAAATATATTGTACATTAAGAACTTGAAGCTTCCATAACGAGGCCTCATAGCCCATTGCAGCCACAATAATTTTTAATAAAGTAATTCCGCTTAGTCTGAAGCCTGACGGAATAGTCCAGCCAGCTGTTCAGCTAGACTCTTTAATTGCTGAATTAAATGGAAAAAAATTTCCTTTAGTTTCCCGTTACCCTACTATCTTAATTCTGTGTTCTAGGTGCTGCTATGATTTTTGAAGGGAACTGATTAatgtcagttttttttaaaaaacttgttTACTGTGCTAATGTTTTAGTAGGGCTTAGAAAATTAACTTGTTCAAATTTATTTCAGGCCTTCACCGCTACGTCTGGCTGGTTTATGAACAGTCCAAACCGCTAAAGTGTGATGAGCCACGATTGACCAACCGGTCAGGTGATAAACGTGGAAAATTCAAAACTACTGATTTCCGTAAAAAGTATAATTTGGGTTCACCTATAGCTGGGACTTGTTACCAGGCTGAATGGGATAACTATGTACCTAAACTCTATGAGCAGTTGGCTGGAAAGTAAAAAGTTGCAAACTTGTATTCTAAACCATTTCTTTCCCAGTATTAACAAATGTGTATTTTCTTGCGACCAGTGTCATTAACATTGTGTGCACATCTTCGGAATTAGCACCCACCTTgcttttcattttaaaataaaacatcaGTGGATGAAAATAGTCTTGTCTCAGCATTTTCTAGTTCATTTACAGGTTAAAGATAGTAATTTTTTTTCAGACCTTTTGTAATGTGAATAAATTCACAGTACCTCTTGTTTAATCCACAGCAATGAATTAATTTCCTTTTCATGGTTTGAAATGTGACCCTGAATACCTGTTCTGCGTGCCACATTCGTTCTGACCTCTTACTGTAGCTCCAGTGAAACTTGATGCAAGGTGATGGCACTGAACCCCATCTCTGAACTCAGCACATTACCATTTTACATAATGAAAATGTCAGGTTTCTGATAATGGAGTCAGAATAGAATgtcaaatctttgtgggtggagttaagaaactacaagggtaaaaaaaacataataggaatcacaggc
The genomic region above belongs to Hypanus sabinus isolate sHypSab1 chromosome 13, sHypSab1.hap1, whole genome shotgun sequence and contains:
- the LOC132404218 gene encoding phosphatidylethanolamine-binding protein 1-like, coding for MPVDLQEWNGALALGEVEEKPEQPLAVKYDSVGIDALGKVLTPTQVQKCPVSIDWPGCSPDKLYTLILTDPDAPSRNTPKFREWHHFLVINMKGSDIKSGEILSDYVGSGPPQGTGLHRYVWLVYEQSKPLKCDEPRLTNRSGDKRGKFKTTDFRKKYNLGSPIAGTCYQAEWDNYVPKLYEQLAGK